The Zeugodacus cucurbitae isolate PBARC_wt_2022May chromosome 4, idZeuCucr1.2, whole genome shotgun sequence genome includes the window GCGTGACTCCATATCCTTCCAAAAAAGAACTGATTCCAGAGATTCCATTCGATGaagccgccgccgctgccgcaCCTGAACTTCCCGTTGAACCTGAGGCACCAGCTGCACCAGAAGGTGACATAAACGTTTCTGTGGATGTTGATCTTCCAGCCGAACAGGAACCAGCCGAGGAAGAAGCTGATGAAGCCGTGGCTGTCGATGATGCTGAGGGTGAACACGAACCAGACCTCATTTATGGCCCACCAGAGGCTGAGGATGTGCCTGCTGTAAACGAAATTACCCCCGTTGAGGAAATCGAAGAAACTATCGCTGAGGAAGAGGAGGAACAAGCAGCTGCTGAGGAAGCTATCCAATCTGAACGTTTGACTTTCGGTCGTCGCTTCAACACACGCAAATCCGCTCGTCCAGCTAAGTTGCGCGCCGCCGTTCGTGCTCGTGCCACCTCTGCTAAATCG containing:
- the LOC114805367 gene encoding cytochrome c1; this encodes MARFLQILLFACLAFALCAAEAPRYRGRNGRLQLSRQRSRFLARQEAAEEAGVTPYPSKKELIPEIPFDEAAAAAAPELPVEPEAPAAPEGDINVSVDVDLPAEQEPAEEEADEAVAVDDAEGEHEPDLIYGPPEAEDVPAVNEITPVEEIEETIAEEEEEQAAAEEAIQSERLTFGRRFNTRKSARPAKLRAAVRARATSAKSARIVKAKVTTKARPARLQQLPKQQQRVRQW